In Microbulbifer sp. GL-2, the following are encoded in one genomic region:
- the ruvX gene encoding Holliday junction resolvase RuvX produces the protein MSKPVTALAFDFGTRSIGLAFGQSLTASATELPPLPAKDGKPDWDKVQRLIEEWQPHFLLVGLPLNMDGSESEFGARARKFGQRLHGRTGLPVEMIDERLSTRAAKEEAAERGHRGSYADNPVDSIAARIILEDWLRARD, from the coding sequence ATGAGTAAACCTGTTACTGCACTCGCCTTCGATTTTGGCACCCGCTCTATTGGTCTCGCTTTTGGCCAGAGCCTTACCGCCAGTGCCACAGAGCTCCCTCCCCTGCCAGCGAAGGACGGTAAACCGGACTGGGACAAAGTCCAGCGCCTGATTGAGGAGTGGCAACCCCACTTTTTGCTGGTGGGCCTCCCACTGAATATGGATGGCAGTGAAAGTGAATTTGGCGCGCGCGCGCGTAAGTTTGGCCAACGCCTTCATGGGCGCACCGGCCTGCCGGTGGAGATGATTGATGAGCGCCTCAGCACTCGCGCCGCTAAAGAAGAGGCCGCCGAACGCGGCCATCGCGGCAGTTACGCCGACAACCCGGTGGACTCCATCGCCGCGCGCATTATCCTCGAGGATTGGTTGCGGGCACGGGATTAA